From Humidesulfovibrio mexicanus:
GGATATCAAGCGCATGTTGGCCTATTCCACCCTGGCCCAGATCGGGGAGATTGGTCTTGTCCTGAGCCTGGGAACCTTTGCCGCCACGGCAGGCGCGCTGGCCCACGTGCTGAACCACGCGGTGATGAAGGACCTGCTCTTCCTCGCGGCGGGCGGCATCATCCTGCGCGCAGGCAGCCAGCGCCTAGGCGATCTGGCGGGCATGGGCAAGGCCATGCCGTTCACCGGCGTCTGCATGGCCGTTGGCCTGGTCTCCATAATGGGCCTGCCGCCCATGGGCGGATTCTTCAGCAAGTTCCTCATGCTCAAGGCCGCGCTGGACGCAGGGCAGCCGTGGATGGCCGCGTTGATCCTGGTCGGCGGTCTCATCGGCTGCATTTACTATGGCCGGATCATCAAGGTGTTGTTCTTCAGCAAGTACGAAGGCGCGGCCGTGGCTCCGCTGCCGCTGACCATGGGCCTCGCCATCGGCGCACTGGCTGCGCTGGCGCTCTGTTCAGGCGTTTTCCCGACCCAGTGGGTGGCGCTCATCCTGCCCGCGGCAGGCGCTCTTTTCCCGGCCGGGGGGGCCCTGCCCGACATCAGCATTCACTGGTCGGGCGCGGCTGTCCTGCCGCTTGCGGGCGCGGCGCTGGCGATCCTTCTGCGCCGCAACCTGAAGGCGGTCGGCGCCGCGGCCACCTTGAGCCTTGTGCTGGCCCTGGGCTGGGCCATTGCCGGAGCCGGTTTCCCGACAGACCTGCAACGCTATTTCGCCCTGCTGGTGCTGGCCCTGGGCGCGCTGAACGTCGCCTACTCCGCCGGCTACATGTCGCACAGCCACAGCCCCTGGCGCTTCTTCGCGGTCTTTTTGACCATGATCAGCGGCCTGGTGGGCATGACGACGGTCGGTTCGCTCGTGGCCTTCTTCTGCTTCTGGGAGATCATGAGCAGCTGGCCGCTGTTCTTCGCCATCATCCACGAGGAAACGCCCTCGGCCCTCAAGGAAGGCACCAAGTACTTCCTGTTCAACATCGCGGGCGCCTCGTTCCTGTTCCTGGGCGTGCTGCTCCTTGGGCACGGCTGCGGCGGATATGACTTTGAGGTCGTGGCAAGGGCCGTCGCGTCCTCGCCAGCTGGCGTGTGGCTGCCCGGCATATGCCTGATGGGCGTCGGTATGCTCATGAAGGCGGCCATGCTGCCGGTGCGCATCGACTGGCAGATGCACCCGGCCACCGCGCCCACCCCGGTGAGCGGCTACATCTCGGCCATGCTGCTGAAGAGCGGCCCCTTCGGCATCATGCTGCTGCGCTTCGTCCTGGCCCAGGGGGCCAGCGGCGACGCGGCCCAGGCCTTGGACACGGCCATGTACGTGGGCGCCTGGATCGGCGGCGTCACCATCCTGTATGCGGGCGTCCAGGCGCTGTTGCAGACCGGCATCAAGGAAATGCTCATCTACTCCACGGTCAGCCAGCTCGGCTATGTGGTGCTCGGCGTCTGCCTGGGCACTTCGCTTGGCGTCACAGGCGGACTGCTGCACCTGTTCAACCATATGCTCTTCAAGGATCTGGCGTTCTTGTGCGCAGGCGCGCTGATGTTCGCCAGCCACGCCCACAACCTGGAGGAACTTGGCGGCATGGGCCGCAAGATGCCGATAACCTTCCTGTGCTTCAGCGCGGCCCTGTTCTCGGCCGCGGGGATGCCGCCCTTCAACGGGTTCAATTCCAAGCTTGTCATCTACTACGCCCTCATTGAACGCGGCGAGCTGGTGCTGGCCATCATCGCCATCCTGTCGAGCGTCATCACCTTGGCGTACTTTCTCAAGTTCATGCATGGGGCGTTCTTCGGCCAGCTGACGCCCGCTGCGGAGCGCGCAACGGAAGTCGGTCCGGCCATGCGGCTGCCGATCATGATCCTGGGAGGGCTGTGCCTGCTCACCGGCGTGTTTCCGGGTCTGGCGCTCATCCCCCTTGCCGGTCTGGAACAGACCCTGGGCATTACGCCGCCGCAAGTGGGGCTTACGGGCATCGTTTCTGGCTACGGCGCCATGAACATGACGCTGCTGAGCTTCATGCTCCTCGCCGTGGGCGGCGGCGTGTGGCTGGGCGTCGCGCGGCTCACCGCCCGGAGAGTGCGGCGCACGGCCATCCACACCTGCGGCGAGACCAGCGTGGATCAGCGGCTCACGCGCATCAGCGCTGGCGATCTCTACGCTGCCCCGATCAAGCTTTTGGCCGGCCTGTCCAAGGGTCACTTCTCTCTCAAGCGCCTGGGAGGACAGCATGACTGATGTCACTGAAGCGGTTTTCGCCATCCTGCTCTTCCCCGGCGGACTCTTTGTCCTCACCCTGGGGCTGCTGCTCAAGGGCGTGGACAGAAAGGTGGTGGCCCGGCTGCAGCGGCGCGTCGGCCCGCCCCTGTACCAGCCCGCGCTCGACATCATCAAGCTCCTGACCAAGGAGACGCTCATTCCGGATACAGCCAACGAGCTGGCCTTCCGGCTGGCGCCGGTGCTGGGGCTCACCGGCATGTTGGTGACAGCGGCGCTTATGCCCATCGGCGGCGTGTGGAACGGCGTGAGCGGGCTGGGCGACCTGCTTGTCCTGCTCTATCTGCTGCCCATCCCGGCCATGGGGCTTATGCTCGCGGGCGGCTCCTCCAGCTCGCCTTACGGCTCGTTGGGCTTCTCCCGCGAGATGTGCATGATGTTCGCCTATGAGATGCCGCTCATCGCCTCGTTCCTTGCGGTGGCGGTGCGGGTGGGCGGCGCAAGCGGCTCGCTTTTGTCCCTTCCCGCCATCATGGACTACCAGTTCCAGCACGGGCCGCTGCTTTTCGACCCGGTGATGCTGCCCGCGGCCCTGGCGCTGATCCTCTTCATCCCCGGCACCATGGGCCACGGACTGTTCGACATTCCCGAAGCCGAGCCCGAGGTCATCGAAGGACCGCTGCTCGAATACTCCGGCCCGCTGCTGGCGGTGTTCCACCTCATGAGCGCGGTGAAGCTGGTGGTGGTGCTGGAGTTGGGAGTTGCGCTCCTGTTCCCGAATCCCCTCGTGACCACCGGGGGCGGAGGAGTGCTGGTGAACCTTCTTTGGCACATTATGAAGTGTTTGGTGCTGCTTATGGTTTCGGTGACGTGTTTTCGGGCTGCCACTGGTCGGCTGCGCCTGGACCAGGGCTTTTCGTTCTTCGTGAAGTACACCTCACCGCTGGCGCTCGTCAGCCTGGGGCTGGCGTTCCTGCTGCGTTAAGGAAGGGTGCCTGATGCTTCAACTCATAAGCGAACTCGCCTCGCGCTCCCCCTGGATCTACCGCATCAACGCGGGCTCCTGCAACGGCTGCGATGTGGAAATGGCCACCACGGCGCTTATTCCCCGCTATGACGTGGAGCGCCTGGGCTGCAAGTATTGCGGCAGCCCGCGACATGCGGACGTGGTGCTCATTTCCGGTCCGCTGACCTTGCGTGTGCGCGACAAGGTGCTCCGGGTCTACAACGAGATTCCGCATCCCAAGGTCACCGTGGCTGTGGGCGTGTGTCCGGTTTCCGGCGGCTGCTTCCGCGACGGCTACTCCGTGGGTGCGGACATCGACCATTACATCCCGCTGGACGTCATTGTCCCCGGCTGCCCGCCAAGGCCGCAAGCCATCATGGAAGGCGTGCTCAAGGCCGTGGGCATCTGGCGCACCAGGCTTGAGGAGGGCGTATGCTCCCATTCCTGAAAATCATGCTGCGCAACCTGTTGCTTGGGCCATCCACGGACCCGTTTCCCTTTGCGCCCGCGAAGACCCATGAGAATTTTCGCGGCTGCGCCGAGTTCGATCCGGAAAAGTGCATTCTCTGCGGCATCTGCCAGCACGTGTGCGCTGCGGGCGCAATCCAACTCCGCCCAAGCGAAGACGGTTCTGGAATGCAGTATCTACTGTGGCACAACTCCTGCGTCTTCTGCGGAATGTGCGCCCACTACTGCCCCACAGGCGCCCTGACCATGTCCAACAACTGGCACCTTGTCCATACGGGCGCGGAAATGTTTTCAAACTGCATTTCGAGCTTCATTCCCTTTGGCGAATGCGCCCAGTGCGGCGCAAAGATCCAGCCGCGCCCGCAGGCCATCATCGACAAGCTCGGCGTGCGCAGTCCCGAGCGTTTCCTGCTCTGCCCGCAGTGCAAGCGCCAAAGCATCGTCCGAAACGTCGCGCAGGTCCGCTCCACTCGCAGACAGGAGAACACATGAACGACACAGCGCTGCAATCCCTGGAACAGGCGGTCTCCATGGCTCTTGGCACGGGGTTTCTAAACTGGACCTCGGATGTGAACGGCAACCGGTTCGGGTGGGTGAAGCTGGGCACCCCGGAGAGCCTGCTCTCCATCGCGCCCCCGCTGGCCCAATGCGGGGCCCGCCTTATGACCGTAACCGCCTACCGCGGCGACAAGTTCGGCCGCATGGAGATGGAGGGGCACGAGGTGTCGTACCACTTCGACCTGGAAGGCGTGGTGGTGACCGTCTCGGTCTGCCTGCCCGACACGCCGCCCACTGTTCCCTCCATCACTCCGTGGTTCAAGAACGCGGACTGGAATGAACGCGAGTTCGCCGAGCTGTACGGAATTGTTCTGAAAGACCACCCGAACCCGCGCCGCCTGTTCCTCGATTCGAGCCTGGACGCGGCCATCCTCGACCGCCTGGTCCCGCTCTCCACCATGATGAACGGCGCTTCGACCACAACCCTGTGGGAAAAGGTGTTTTCGGGTAAGCAGTTGCCGGAGTGGACCAAGGGAGGGAACAACTGATGTCCTCCACCACCTATACCTTGCCCATCGGTCCGCTGCACGTGGCCCTTGAAGAACCCATGTACTTCGACATCCAGGTCGAGGGCGAGAGCGTGCGTTCCGTGGAGATTTCCGCCGGCCATGTGCACCGCGGCATGGAAGCCCTGGCCATGCAACGCAACTACTTCCAGAACGTCACGCTGACTGAGCGGGTCTGCTCGCTGTGCTCCAACAGCCACCCGGCAACATACTGCATGGCCGTGGAGAACTTGAGCGGCCTTGTCGTCCCCGAGCGGGCCAAGTATTTGCGGGTCATCGCCGACGAGGTAAAGCGCATCGCGTCGCACCTCTTCAATGTCGGCATCATGGCCCACCTTACCGGATTCGACTCCCTGTTCATGCACGCCATGGAAATTCGGGAAATCATACAAGATGCCAAGGAAGGCGTGTATGGCAACCGCATGAACCTGGGCCAGTGCATCATCGGCGGCTGCCGCCGCGACATCGATGCATCCACCGGCCCCTTTCTTCGTGGCCAACTCGAACTGCTCAAGCCACAGCTCGACGAACTTTACGGAGTCTTTGAACGCGACCCGCTCATCCGCACCCGAACCCAGGGCATCGGCATCCTGCCCGTTGAAGAAGCCAAGCGCCACGCTGTTGTCGGCCCCGTGGCCAGGGCTTCCGGCGTGGCCTACGACGTTCGCCGCAAGACGCCGTATGCGATCTACCCCGACATCGACTTCGAGGTACAGACCGACACCAGGGGCGACGTGCATTCACGGGCGCTGCTGCGCCTGCGCGAGGCGGTCCAGTCGGTGAAGATCGTTGAGCAGTGCCTGCGCCAAATTCCCAGCGGGCCGATCAACACCAGGGAGATACCGGTGATCCCGCCGGGGGAGGCGGTGGCCCGAAGCGAAGCCCCCAGGGGCGAGGTCTTCTACTATGTGCGCTCGGACGGGACGGATACCCCCCAGCGTTTGAAGTGGCGTGTTCCGACCTACATGAACTGGGAAGCGCTGCAGGTCATGCTGGCGAACTGTCAGGTCGCCGACATCGCGCTGATCGTGAACAGCATCGACCCGTGCATCTCGTGCACAGAGCGCTAGGCACGCCTGTTCTTTCTCAAGACGTTTGCGTGCAGTGGCGAATCTGGATGCGCTTACATGGCTACGAAAACGAGTACAAACATACCAGGTTGATGAAATGCACGAGTCATCGATGGCGACAAGCATTCTGCGCATTGTGACAGACGAAGCGCAAAAGGCGCACGTAAGTGCAGTGACGCAGGTTTGCCTGTGCATCGGAGACCTGGCTGGAGTGGAAGCCACGACCCTTACTGCCTGCTTTGAAATGCTGTCCGAAGGGACCGTTGCGGACAAGGCGAGACTGCTCATCAAGCGCATTCCGGCCACCGGAACGTGCACGGTTTGCGGAGCGGAGGCAATTGGTCGGGGAAGAATGCTCAAATGCCCCTTGTGCAAGACAGCCTCCGTGAAGCTGGCCACCGGACGTGAGTTCTATGTGGAAAGTATAGAAGTCCAAACACAGTGCAGAGGTGATGAACATGCAGAACGGTAGCCATAACTACATCGTTCACGCCAACCCGGACAGATGCATCGGCTGCAGGAAATGCGAAATGGCCTGCGTAAGCGCGCATGTCAACATGCCTTACAAGGAGGCGAAGAAGCGCGGACTGCCGCTTATGCCCCGCATCAAGGTCGTGAAGGTCGGCGACATCAAGTTCCCGACCCAGTGCCACCACTGCGATGACGCCCCCTGTGCCAGCGCATGTCAATTCGGCCTCATCCACCGCGTTGATGGCGTGGTCCGGGTCAACGAGGAGTTGTGCGTGGGGTGCAAGATGTGCGC
This genomic window contains:
- a CDS encoding proton-conducting transporter transmembrane domain-containing protein; this translates as MQLTYAQYAMSAGALIALVSEVLAFRSLKELKRLTAYSACAQLGYALVGVGSGEPVGTLGAALQLLYQAAARAVWFLCLRRLAAEQGDSSLAALAGTGARRPGLALLLGFSMFTAIGLTPFTAPPGKEFLLLAAVQKGSLLVALALAAAGIFAALYTVRVVHAVCLKKGVEPEPKSAYFAGVGVGGLLLAGALALACLFSGPLTGLLAGLLQGRVDGSTAAAGHVAGLADWPLPVMIAYLGAFALFAIVRFAPKLRGLAALVLAAATLGAVMAAPVAGSAIEPLRQFFTLLFAMGGGLIVVYSIGYMDGQEGEDRYSFFLFLLFASLIGLASATEAAAFYSCFEIMTFSSYMLVVHKRTDESLAAGAQYLVMCVGGAGAMQVGLLALTVTGTPDVLGSMAVALSAYSPATVAGVALMVLAGFTVKAGFFPLHAWLPAAHPVAPSSISAPLSGLLTKVGVFGVALVVSALASTPLAGGYGQWVLWLLTAMAAATFILGELMALAQQDIKRMLAYSTLAQIGEIGLVLSLGTFAATAGALAHVLNHAVMKDLLFLAAGGIILRAGSQRLGDLAGMGKAMPFTGVCMAVGLVSIMGLPPMGGFFSKFLMLKAALDAGQPWMAALILVGGLIGCIYYGRIIKVLFFSKYEGAAVAPLPLTMGLAIGALAALALCSGVFPTQWVALILPAAGALFPAGGALPDISIHWSGAAVLPLAGAALAILLRRNLKAVGAAATLSLVLALGWAIAGAGFPTDLQRYFALLVLALGALNVAYSAGYMSHSHSPWRFFAVFLTMISGLVGMTTVGSLVAFFCFWEIMSSWPLFFAIIHEETPSALKEGTKYFLFNIAGASFLFLGVLLLGHGCGGYDFEVVARAVASSPAGVWLPGICLMGVGMLMKAAMLPVRIDWQMHPATAPTPVSGYISAMLLKSGPFGIMLLRFVLAQGASGDAAQALDTAMYVGAWIGGVTILYAGVQALLQTGIKEMLIYSTVSQLGYVVLGVCLGTSLGVTGGLLHLFNHMLFKDLAFLCAGALMFASHAHNLEELGGMGRKMPITFLCFSAALFSAAGMPPFNGFNSKLVIYYALIERGELVLAIIAILSSVITLAYFLKFMHGAFFGQLTPAAERATEVGPAMRLPIMILGGLCLLTGVFPGLALIPLAGLEQTLGITPPQVGLTGIVSGYGAMNMTLLSFMLLAVGGGVWLGVARLTARRVRRTAIHTCGETSVDQRLTRISAGDLYAAPIKLLAGLSKGHFSLKRLGGQHD
- a CDS encoding respiratory chain complex I subunit 1 family protein codes for the protein MTDVTEAVFAILLFPGGLFVLTLGLLLKGVDRKVVARLQRRVGPPLYQPALDIIKLLTKETLIPDTANELAFRLAPVLGLTGMLVTAALMPIGGVWNGVSGLGDLLVLLYLLPIPAMGLMLAGGSSSSPYGSLGFSREMCMMFAYEMPLIASFLAVAVRVGGASGSLLSLPAIMDYQFQHGPLLFDPVMLPAALALILFIPGTMGHGLFDIPEAEPEVIEGPLLEYSGPLLAVFHLMSAVKLVVVLELGVALLFPNPLVTTGGGGVLVNLLWHIMKCLVLLMVSVTCFRAATGRLRLDQGFSFFVKYTSPLALVSLGLAFLLR
- a CDS encoding NADH-quinone oxidoreductase subunit B family protein, whose protein sequence is MLQLISELASRSPWIYRINAGSCNGCDVEMATTALIPRYDVERLGCKYCGSPRHADVVLISGPLTLRVRDKVLRVYNEIPHPKVTVAVGVCPVSGGCFRDGYSVGADIDHYIPLDVIVPGCPPRPQAIMEGVLKAVGIWRTRLEEGVCSHS
- a CDS encoding 4Fe-4S binding protein, which encodes MLPFLKIMLRNLLLGPSTDPFPFAPAKTHENFRGCAEFDPEKCILCGICQHVCAAGAIQLRPSEDGSGMQYLLWHNSCVFCGMCAHYCPTGALTMSNNWHLVHTGAEMFSNCISSFIPFGECAQCGAKIQPRPQAIIDKLGVRSPERFLLCPQCKRQSIVRNVAQVRSTRRQENT
- a CDS encoding NADH-quinone oxidoreductase subunit C translates to MNDTALQSLEQAVSMALGTGFLNWTSDVNGNRFGWVKLGTPESLLSIAPPLAQCGARLMTVTAYRGDKFGRMEMEGHEVSYHFDLEGVVVTVSVCLPDTPPTVPSITPWFKNADWNEREFAELYGIVLKDHPNPRRLFLDSSLDAAILDRLVPLSTMMNGASTTTLWEKVFSGKQLPEWTKGGNN
- a CDS encoding hydrogenase large subunit, whose translation is MSSTTYTLPIGPLHVALEEPMYFDIQVEGESVRSVEISAGHVHRGMEALAMQRNYFQNVTLTERVCSLCSNSHPATYCMAVENLSGLVVPERAKYLRVIADEVKRIASHLFNVGIMAHLTGFDSLFMHAMEIREIIQDAKEGVYGNRMNLGQCIIGGCRRDIDASTGPFLRGQLELLKPQLDELYGVFERDPLIRTRTQGIGILPVEEAKRHAVVGPVARASGVAYDVRRKTPYAIYPDIDFEVQTDTRGDVHSRALLRLREAVQSVKIVEQCLRQIPSGPINTREIPVIPPGEAVARSEAPRGEVFYYVRSDGTDTPQRLKWRVPTYMNWEALQVMLANCQVADIALIVNSIDPCISCTER
- the hypA gene encoding hydrogenase maturation nickel metallochaperone HypA, whose translation is MHESSMATSILRIVTDEAQKAHVSAVTQVCLCIGDLAGVEATTLTACFEMLSEGTVADKARLLIKRIPATGTCTVCGAEAIGRGRMLKCPLCKTASVKLATGREFYVESIEVQTQCRGDEHAER